A single genomic interval of Rhododendron vialii isolate Sample 1 chromosome 3a, ASM3025357v1 harbors:
- the LOC131319735 gene encoding uncharacterized protein LOC131319735, with product MHEDTYPHLSLVSFSGLVLSLHPSLSLPPGLKSPFHVPIHPIPIPTALSNPPLSLYTILFRMVKLASARQSRMYGPRQGRSRAEYMNAGLYVFATIMLVSGFVAQLSKEPKSGLVILLIALALVIVVNVHDLVAHLAGIDFRLPLVGFDTQLALVEFAVPVVQAMGTLLFFLGILFLFLQEEKSYGYFKLEKHALNMLIAGTVLWVLGSIHNSCQIYERADGHLQILQQSVHIPFLMGSLLFLVGAIINYKEKTGLVHHGLALLSRSWVWLGIFGSLLFFVGGLANAVKVFKMQQANGMRLEKLRRGVQERLDRGREGQIPLIPDEDQRRRKRPADLLKEEDKLLAVAPAPTTPYKDVLIGQP from the exons ATGCACGAAGACACGtatccccatctctctctcgtCAGTTTCTCTGGACTAGTTCTCTCGctccacccctctctctctcttcccccagGCCTCAAATCACCTTTCCACGTCCCCATTCACCCAATCCCAATTCCAACAGCTTTGTccaacccccctctctctctctacacgaTACTTTTCAGAATGGTGAAGCTAGCCTCGGCGCGCCAGAGCCGAATGTACGGGCCGAGACAGGGCCGAAGCAGAGCCGAGTACATGAACGCGGGCCTATACGTGTTCGCCACGATTATGCTCGTGAGTGGCTTCGTGGCCCAGCTATCCAAGGAGCCCAAATCGGGCCTCGTCATTCTGCTCATAGCATTGGCCCTCGTAATCGTAGTGAACGTTCACGATCTCGTCGCCCACCTAGCCGGCATCGATTTCCGGCTTCCGCTGGTGGGGTTCGACACCCAGCTCGCCCTCGTCGAGTTTGCGGTGCCTGTGGTTCAGGCCATGGGgacactcctttttttcttgggaattctctttctttttctccag GAAGAAAAGAGTTACGGCTACTTCAAGCTAGAGAAGCATGCGTTGAACATGCTTATAGCGGGGACTGTTTTATGGGTTCTTGGTTCGATTCACAACTCATGCCAGATCTATGAAAGAGCAGATGGGCATCTCCAAATCTTGCAACAAAGTGTCCACATTCCATTCTTGATGGGGAGCCTGTTGTTCCTTGTGGGTGCAATTATCAACTACAAAGAGAAGACTGGATTAGTCCATCACGGCTTGGCGTTATTG AGTAGGAGTTGGGTGTGGTTGGGTATTTTCGGGAGCTTATTGTTTTTCGTTGGGGGATTAGCCAATGCGGTGAAAGTATTCAAGATGCAACAAGCAAACGGAATGCGGCTCGAGAAACTGCGACGAGGAGTGCAAGAGCGATTGGATCGAGGGCGGGAAGGCCAAATACCACTCATTCCAGATGAGGACcagaggaggagaaaaagacCTGCTGATCTTCTGAAGGAGGAAGATAAATTGTTGGCAGTGGCTCCAGCTCCAACTACTCCTTACAAGGATGTGCTTATTGGCCAGCCCTGA